ATCTGCTCACGGGTGCAGTAGATGTGCGCGTCGTCCTGGGTGAAGCCCCGGGCGCGGGTCAGGCCGTGCACGACGCCCGACTTCTCGTACCGGTACACGGTGCCGAACTCGAACAGGCGCAGCGGCAGTTCGCGGTAGGAGCGGCCGCGCGCGTCGAAGATCAGGTTGTGCATCGGGCAGTTCATGGGCTTGAGGTAGTAGTCGGTACCACCGTCGAGCTGCATGGGGGGGTACATGCCCTCCGCGTACCAGTCCAGGTGACCGCTCTTCTCGAAGAGCGCGCCCTTGGTGGCGTGCGGGGAGTAGACGAACTCGTAGCCCTCCTCCTCGTGCCGGCGGCGCGAGTAGTCCTCCATGGTCCGGCGGATGATGCCGCCGCGCGGGTGGAAGACGGCGAGGCCGGAGCCGATCTCGTCCGGGATGGAGAAGAGGTCCAGCTCGTTGCCGAGCTTGCGGTGGTCGCGCTTCTCGGCCTCGGCGAGGAAGTCGAGGTGGGCCTTCAGCTCCTCCTTCGACGGCCACGCGGTGCCGTAGATGCGCTGGAGCATCGGGTTCTTCTCGCTGCCGCGCCAGTAGGCGGCGGCGTTGCGCATGAGCTTGAAGGCCGGGATGTTGCGGGTGGTGGGCAGGTGGGGGCCTCGGCAGAGGTCCTTCCAGCACAGCTCGCCGGTCTTCGCGTCCAGATTGTCATAGATGGTCAGCTCGCCGCCGCCCACCTCGACGTTCGCGCCGTCGTCGGTGGACGCGGAACCCTTGATGCCGATGAGCTCCAGCTTGTACGGCTCGCCGGCGAGCTCCTCGCGGGCCGCCTCGTCGGTGACGACGCGGCGGGAGAAGCGCTGGCCGCGCTTCTGGATCTCCTGCATCTTCTTCTCGACGGCCTTCAGGTCCTCCGGGGTGAAGGGCCGGGCCACGTCGAAGTCGTAGTAGAAGCCGTTCTGGACCGGCGGGCCGATGCCCAGCTTGGCCTCGGGGAAGAGCTCCTGCACGGCCTGCGCCATGACGTGCGCGGTCGAGTGGCGCAGGATGTTGAGGCCGTCCTCGGAGGAGATCTCCACCGGCTCGACGGTCTCGCCGTCCTTCACCTCGCACGCGAGGTCCCTGAGCTCGCCTGCGACACGCGCGGCGACGATGGTGCGCTCGCCGGCGAAGAGCTCCGCCGCCGTAGTGCCCGTGGCCACCACGCGCTCGTCCCGCTCGGAATCGCGTTGGATGATCACACGGACGTCTGACACCGGTCTCTCCTGAACTCTG
Above is a genomic segment from Streptomyces sp. NBC_01233 containing:
- the thrS gene encoding threonine--tRNA ligase, giving the protein MSDVRVIIQRDSERDERVVATGTTAAELFAGERTIVAARVAGELRDLACEVKDGETVEPVEISSEDGLNILRHSTAHVMAQAVQELFPEAKLGIGPPVQNGFYYDFDVARPFTPEDLKAVEKKMQEIQKRGQRFSRRVVTDEAAREELAGEPYKLELIGIKGSASTDDGANVEVGGGELTIYDNLDAKTGELCWKDLCRGPHLPTTRNIPAFKLMRNAAAYWRGSEKNPMLQRIYGTAWPSKEELKAHLDFLAEAEKRDHRKLGNELDLFSIPDEIGSGLAVFHPRGGIIRRTMEDYSRRRHEEEGYEFVYSPHATKGALFEKSGHLDWYAEGMYPPMQLDGGTDYYLKPMNCPMHNLIFDARGRSYRELPLRLFEFGTVYRYEKSGVVHGLTRARGFTQDDAHIYCTREQMAEELDRTLTFVLNLLRDYGLTDFYLELSTKDPEKFVGSDEVWEEATAVLQQVAEKQGLPLTPDPGGAAFYGPKISVQARDAIGRTWQMSTVQLDFNLPERFNLEYTAPDGSRQRPVMIHRALFGSIERFFAVLLEHYAGAMPPWLAPVQAVGIPIGDGHVEYLQEFAAAAKKQGLRVEVDASSDRMQKKIRNHQKLKVPFMIIVGDEDMAAGTVSFRYRDGSQENGIAKDEALAKLAKVVADRVQV